The Mycobacterium seoulense genome has a window encoding:
- a CDS encoding class I SAM-dependent methyltransferase, which produces MTPPPTQVFARRATLARALRLLSEFRYEQSDPARFYGALAADTAAMVGDLWRAAHGEPPAGRTLLDVGGGPGYFSAAFEDAGLRYLGVEPDPSEMHAAGPSLARGPGNFVRASGMALPFADDSVDICLSSNVAEHVPRPWQLGNEMLRVTKPGGLALLSYTVWLGPFGGHEMGLTHYLGGARAAARYARKHGHPAKNNYGSSLFAVSAAEGLDWAASTGAAVAAFPRYHPRWAWWLTSVPLLREFGVSNLVLVLRPR; this is translated from the coding sequence GTGACCCCGCCTCCCACCCAAGTCTTCGCGCGGCGGGCCACCCTGGCCCGTGCGCTGCGGCTGCTGTCGGAGTTCCGCTACGAGCAATCGGACCCGGCCCGGTTCTACGGCGCGCTGGCGGCGGACACCGCGGCGATGGTGGGCGACCTGTGGCGGGCCGCGCACGGCGAGCCCCCGGCCGGCCGCACGCTGCTCGACGTCGGCGGCGGGCCCGGCTACTTCTCGGCCGCGTTCGAAGACGCCGGGCTCCGCTACCTGGGTGTCGAACCCGACCCGAGCGAGATGCACGCGGCCGGGCCGTCGCTCGCGCGCGGCCCCGGAAACTTTGTCCGCGCCTCGGGCATGGCCCTGCCGTTCGCGGACGACTCGGTGGACATCTGCCTGTCATCCAACGTCGCCGAGCACGTGCCTCGGCCGTGGCAGCTGGGCAACGAGATGCTGCGGGTGACCAAGCCGGGCGGGCTTGCCCTGCTCTCCTACACCGTCTGGCTGGGCCCGTTCGGTGGGCACGAGATGGGGCTGACGCACTACCTCGGCGGCGCCCGGGCCGCCGCCCGATATGCGCGCAAACACGGGCATCCGGCGAAAAACAACTACGGGTCGTCGTTGTTCGCCGTGTCCGCGGCCGAGGGCCTCGACTGGGCCGCCAGCACCGGCGCCGCGGTGGCGGCATTTCCCCGCTACCACCCGCGATGGGCGTGGTGGCTGACATCGGTGCCGCTGCTGCGGGAGTTCGGAGTCAGCAATCTGGTGCTGGTGCTGCGGCCCCGATAA
- a CDS encoding glycosyltransferase family 4 protein — MSALRSVLLLCWRDTGHPQGGGSETYLQRIGAQLAASGVEVTLRTARYPGAPRREVVDGVRIDRAGGRYSVYVWALLAMAAARLGIGPLRRVRPDVVVDTQNGLPFLARLVYGRRVVVLVHHCHREQWPVAGPVLGRLGWFVESRLSPWLNRRNQYVTVSLPSARDLVTLGVDNARIAVVRNGLDEAPARSLTGPRAAAPRVVVLSRLVPHKQIEDALQAVAQLRPRVPGLHLDIVGDGWWRLRLVDHVRRLGISDAVTFHGHVDDLTKHHVLQSSWVQLLPSRKEGWGLAVVEAAQHRVPTIGYRSSGGLSDSIVDEVTGVLVDTHAELVDRLEELLSDPVLRDQLGAKAHTRSGEFSWGQSADAMRTVLEAVRTGHPVSGLVSGRG, encoded by the coding sequence ATGTCTGCTCTGCGCTCCGTACTCCTGCTGTGCTGGCGCGATACCGGCCACCCGCAGGGCGGCGGGAGCGAAACCTACCTGCAGCGCATCGGCGCCCAGCTGGCGGCATCCGGCGTCGAAGTCACCCTGCGCACCGCACGCTATCCCGGAGCGCCTCGCCGTGAAGTCGTCGACGGTGTGCGCATCGATCGCGCCGGCGGCCGGTACTCCGTCTACGTCTGGGCCTTACTCGCGATGGCGGCGGCCCGGCTGGGGATCGGACCGCTGCGGCGGGTGCGTCCCGACGTGGTCGTCGACACCCAGAACGGCCTGCCTTTCCTCGCCCGCTTGGTCTATGGCCGTCGGGTGGTGGTCTTGGTGCATCACTGCCACCGCGAACAATGGCCGGTGGCCGGGCCGGTGCTCGGCCGGCTCGGCTGGTTCGTCGAGTCGAGGTTGTCGCCGTGGCTGAACCGGCGCAATCAGTACGTGACGGTGTCGCTGCCGTCGGCCCGCGACCTGGTGACGCTCGGGGTCGACAACGCGCGAATCGCGGTGGTGCGCAACGGACTCGACGAGGCCCCGGCGCGTTCGCTGACCGGCCCTCGCGCCGCCGCGCCGCGGGTGGTGGTGCTGTCCCGGCTGGTGCCGCACAAGCAGATCGAGGACGCGCTGCAGGCCGTCGCGCAGCTGCGGCCCCGCGTGCCGGGCCTGCACCTCGACATCGTCGGTGACGGGTGGTGGCGCCTTCGGCTCGTCGACCACGTCCGTCGGCTCGGCATCTCCGACGCGGTCACCTTCCACGGTCATGTCGACGACCTGACCAAACACCACGTGCTGCAAAGCTCGTGGGTGCAGCTGCTGCCCTCACGCAAGGAGGGGTGGGGCCTCGCGGTCGTCGAGGCGGCCCAGCACCGGGTGCCGACCATCGGCTACCGATCCTCGGGCGGCCTGTCGGATTCGATCGTTGACGAGGTGACCGGCGTCCTGGTGGACACCCACGCCGAGCTGGTGGATCGACTCGAGGAGCTGCTGTCGGACCCCGTGCTGCGCGACCAACTCGGCGCCAAGGCGCACACCCGAAGCGGTGAATTCTCCTGGGGGCAAAGCGCCGACGCCATGCGCACGGTTCTGGAGGCCGTGCGAACCGGCCACCCGGTCAGCGGCCTCGTCAGCGGCCGGGGCTGA
- a CDS encoding DUF3068 domain-containing protein → MNRAVMLRFAACGIIGLGAALLIAALLLSTYTTSRITKVPLDIDATLISDGSGTALDSASLSTDHVVVNQNVPLVSQQQISVESPANTDVVTLQVGTSVRRTDKQKDSGLLLAIVDTVTLNRKTAMAVSDDTHAGGSVQKPRAFNDENPPTAMPLRHDGLAYRFPFHTEKKTYPYFDPIAQKPFDVNYDSQEDVNGLTTYKFTQNVGYNAEGKLVAPVAYPSLLAGNEDAKQTTSASMWGVQGGDPNEQITMTRYYAAQRTFWVDPVSGTIVKETEHANHYFARDPLKPELTLADYKVTSNQDTVESQVNAARDERDRLALWSRVLPITFTAVGLIALVGGGLLASFSLRTESALTDPGLDRGDQDFFGRSGVEEPVPGAEAETEKLPTQRPTSRDDPGADAPTPGADDPPDAGPPQPTSPPERE, encoded by the coding sequence GTGAACCGAGCAGTCATGTTGCGGTTCGCCGCATGCGGGATCATCGGACTCGGAGCCGCCCTGCTGATCGCCGCGCTGCTGTTGTCGACGTACACCACCAGCCGGATCACCAAGGTCCCGCTCGACATCGACGCCACGCTGATCAGCGACGGCAGCGGAACCGCGCTCGACTCCGCGTCGCTGTCGACCGATCACGTGGTCGTCAACCAGAACGTGCCGCTGGTGTCGCAGCAGCAGATCAGCGTCGAATCACCCGCGAACACCGACGTGGTCACGCTGCAGGTCGGGACCTCGGTGCGGCGCACCGACAAGCAGAAGGACAGCGGCCTGCTGCTGGCGATCGTCGACACCGTCACCCTCAACCGCAAGACGGCGATGGCCGTCTCCGATGACACCCACGCCGGCGGCTCGGTCCAGAAGCCGCGCGCCTTCAACGACGAGAACCCGCCCACCGCGATGCCGCTGCGGCACGACGGCCTGGCCTACCGGTTCCCGTTCCACACCGAGAAGAAGACCTACCCCTACTTCGACCCGATCGCGCAGAAGCCGTTCGACGTCAACTACGACAGCCAGGAAGACGTCAACGGCCTGACCACCTACAAGTTCACCCAGAACGTCGGCTACAACGCCGAGGGCAAGCTCGTGGCTCCGGTGGCGTACCCGTCGCTGTTGGCCGGCAACGAGGACGCCAAGCAGACCACGTCGGCATCGATGTGGGGCGTGCAGGGCGGCGACCCGAACGAGCAGATCACCATGACCCGCTACTACGCGGCGCAGCGGACCTTCTGGGTGGACCCGGTGTCGGGCACCATCGTCAAGGAGACCGAGCACGCCAACCACTACTTCGCCCGCGATCCACTCAAGCCGGAGCTGACCCTGGCCGACTACAAGGTGACCTCCAACCAGGACACCGTCGAATCGCAGGTGAACGCCGCCCGGGACGAGCGCGACCGGCTGGCCCTGTGGTCGCGGGTGCTGCCGATCACGTTCACCGCCGTCGGTTTGATCGCGCTGGTGGGTGGCGGCCTGCTCGCCTCGTTCAGCCTGCGGACCGAGAGCGCGCTGACCGATCCCGGCCTGGACCGCGGTGATCAGGACTTCTTCGGCCGCAGCGGGGTCGAGGAGCCGGTGCCGGGCGCCGAGGCCGAGACCGAGAAGCTCCCCACGCAGCGCCCCACCTCGCGCGATGATCCCGGTGCGGACGCGCCCACCCCGGGCGCCGACGACCCACCCGATGCGGGGCCGCCCCAGCCCACCAGTCCACCCGAACGGGAGTAG
- a CDS encoding acyltransferase family protein, translating to MHPRQTVGVTDGQQAGGVRSFLPAVEGMRACAAMGVVVTHVAFQTGHSSGVTGRLFGRFDLAVAVFFTLSGFLLWRGHAAAARGLARRPHTGHYLRSRVVRIMPAYLVAVVVILSLLPDADHASPTVWLANLTLTQIYVPLTLTGGLTQMWSLSVEVAFYLALPILALLARRLPIGARVPAIAALAALSWAWGWVPIHSGSGTNPLNWPPAFFSWFAAGMVLAEWVHSPVGVPHRWARRRVVMGVAAVLAYLLAASPLAGPEGLIPGTASQFAVKTAAGSVVAFALVAPLVLDRVDTSHRLLGSTVMVTLGRWSYGLFVWHLAALAMVFPVLGTFAFTGRMPEVLVLTLIFGWAIAAVSYGLVESPCREALRRWEKREKPAEGRDAVDAEADAIAP from the coding sequence ATGCATCCCAGGCAAACTGTGGGGGTGACGGATGGCCAGCAGGCGGGCGGGGTTCGCAGCTTCCTGCCCGCCGTGGAGGGGATGCGCGCCTGCGCGGCGATGGGCGTGGTCGTCACCCACGTCGCTTTCCAGACCGGACACTCCAGCGGGGTGACGGGCCGCCTGTTCGGCCGGTTCGACCTCGCCGTGGCGGTGTTCTTCACGCTGTCGGGATTCCTGTTGTGGCGCGGCCACGCCGCGGCCGCACGCGGCCTGGCCAGGCGGCCCCACACCGGCCACTATTTGCGGTCCCGGGTGGTGCGCATCATGCCCGCCTATCTGGTGGCGGTCGTCGTGATCCTGTCGCTGCTGCCCGACGCGGATCACGCCAGCCCGACGGTGTGGCTGGCCAACCTGACACTGACCCAGATCTATGTGCCGCTCACCCTGACCGGCGGGCTGACCCAGATGTGGAGCCTCTCCGTCGAGGTGGCCTTTTATCTGGCCCTGCCCATCCTGGCGTTGTTGGCCCGCCGCTTGCCGATCGGCGCGCGGGTGCCGGCGATCGCCGCGCTGGCCGCGTTGAGCTGGGCCTGGGGCTGGGTGCCCATCCATTCCGGATCCGGCACCAATCCGCTCAACTGGCCGCCGGCCTTCTTCTCCTGGTTCGCCGCGGGCATGGTGCTGGCCGAATGGGTCCACAGCCCGGTCGGCGTGCCGCACCGGTGGGCGCGGCGCCGCGTGGTGATGGGCGTCGCCGCGGTCCTGGCCTACCTGTTGGCGGCGTCCCCGCTGGCCGGGCCCGAGGGCCTGATTCCCGGCACGGCCAGCCAGTTCGCGGTGAAGACCGCGGCGGGGTCGGTGGTGGCGTTCGCGCTGGTCGCCCCGCTGGTGCTGGACCGCGTCGACACGTCGCACCGGCTGCTGGGCAGCACCGTCATGGTGACGCTGGGGCGGTGGTCCTACGGGCTGTTCGTCTGGCACCTGGCCGCGCTGGCCATGGTGTTCCCGGTGCTCGGGACGTTCGCGTTCACCGGCCGGATGCCCGAGGTGTTGGTGTTGACGCTCATCTTCGGGTGGGCGATCGCAGCGGTCAGCTACGGGCTGGTCGAGTCACCCTGCCGGGAAGCGTTGCGGCGCTGGGAGAAACGAGAGAAGCCGGCCGAAGGCCGCGATGCGGTCGACGCCGAGGCGGACGCGATCGCGCCCTAA
- a CDS encoding type III secretion system chaperone family protein: protein MQIEPLSTDLIDRYLQSRQLRFFRSDDGEEFLMLPGYECGKLHVNLRINGLRRDVFEISISPAGYYPAAERPRLMELVNDWNRETHWPKAFVRETARPGHVSVVGENAYLLTDGIHIEALGNLVRSTVEYGADLFEKIERAICLPSAHTLEEWMDRTG from the coding sequence ATGCAGATCGAACCGCTGAGCACGGACCTGATCGACCGTTACCTGCAATCGCGTCAGTTGCGGTTCTTTCGCAGCGACGACGGCGAGGAGTTCCTGATGCTGCCCGGCTACGAGTGCGGCAAGCTGCACGTGAACCTGCGGATCAACGGCCTGCGGCGCGACGTCTTCGAGATCTCGATCAGTCCCGCCGGCTACTACCCCGCCGCCGAGCGGCCGCGCCTGATGGAACTGGTCAACGACTGGAACCGCGAAACCCATTGGCCGAAGGCGTTTGTGCGCGAGACCGCCCGCCCGGGCCACGTCAGCGTCGTCGGCGAGAACGCTTACCTGCTGACCGACGGGATCCACATCGAGGCGCTGGGCAACCTCGTCCGTTCCACCGTCGAGTACGGCGCCGACCTATTTGAGAAGATCGAGCGCGCGATCTGCCTGCCGTCCGCGCACACGCTGGAAGAGTGGATGGACCGAACCGGTTAG
- a CDS encoding AMP-binding protein, translating to MSEPIPPIGTQISALAELAPDEPAVTCDGLTLTRAELDASTNRLARAYAERGVGVGDYVTMVLPNSVEWIQAAVACWKLGAVPQPLSARLPDAELQGLLELRPPALLVGRDHPQMPSVPAGFTPGPEHSDAALPEAVSPVWKAMGSGGSTGRPKLIESGGDSRIPAAIGYPLGAQEGDTTLVPIPLSHNTGFTTATLALLMRHHLVVMSRFDPERFLRLITDHGVTFLTTVPTIMQRALPVYHADPGSYDLSSIRRFWHMGAPCPPAVKQAWIDLLAPEKVWELYGGTELQALTFISGDQWLTHRGSVGVVVAGEMKVLDDDGNPCPPGVVGEIYMRPGAGSAPTYRYVGATAKSRDGWDSLGDLGHFDADGFLYLSDRRVDMFTVGGRNVYPAEVENALSAHPDVLSCLVVGVPDPNSGDLGQVPYALVHTADGATLDAEGVQEFLREHLAAYKVPPTTDFIEFVDTPLRDDAGKARRSAVRAEIIARLQAAEPV from the coding sequence ATGAGTGAGCCGATCCCGCCGATCGGTACCCAGATTTCGGCGCTGGCCGAGCTGGCGCCCGACGAGCCCGCCGTCACCTGCGACGGACTGACCCTCACCCGCGCGGAGCTCGACGCCTCGACGAACCGGCTGGCCCGCGCGTACGCCGAGCGTGGTGTCGGCGTCGGCGACTACGTGACCATGGTGTTGCCCAACTCCGTCGAGTGGATCCAGGCCGCGGTGGCGTGCTGGAAGCTGGGCGCGGTGCCCCAGCCGCTGTCGGCCCGGTTGCCCGACGCGGAGCTGCAGGGCCTGCTGGAGCTGCGCCCGCCCGCGCTTCTGGTCGGTCGCGATCATCCCCAAATGCCCAGCGTTCCAGCCGGTTTCACGCCAGGGCCGGAGCACTCAGACGCGGCGCTGCCGGAGGCGGTCTCGCCGGTCTGGAAGGCGATGGGATCCGGTGGCAGCACCGGCCGGCCCAAGCTCATCGAATCCGGCGGTGACAGCCGGATTCCGGCCGCCATCGGCTATCCCCTCGGCGCGCAGGAGGGCGACACCACGCTGGTCCCGATCCCGTTGTCCCACAACACGGGTTTCACCACCGCGACGCTCGCCCTGCTGATGCGCCATCACCTGGTCGTGATGAGCCGGTTCGACCCCGAGCGGTTTCTGCGGCTGATCACCGACCACGGCGTGACCTTCCTGACGACGGTGCCGACGATCATGCAGCGGGCGCTGCCCGTCTACCACGCCGACCCCGGGTCGTATGACCTGTCGTCGATCCGTCGGTTCTGGCATATGGGGGCGCCCTGCCCGCCGGCCGTCAAGCAGGCGTGGATCGACCTGCTGGCCCCGGAGAAGGTGTGGGAACTCTACGGCGGCACCGAATTACAGGCACTCACCTTCATCTCCGGCGACCAGTGGCTGACCCACCGCGGCTCGGTGGGCGTGGTGGTCGCCGGGGAGATGAAGGTGCTCGACGACGACGGCAACCCCTGCCCGCCCGGCGTGGTCGGCGAGATCTACATGCGTCCCGGTGCGGGCAGCGCGCCCACCTACCGCTACGTCGGCGCAACGGCGAAGAGCCGCGACGGCTGGGATTCGCTGGGCGATCTGGGCCATTTCGACGCCGACGGGTTCCTGTATCTGTCGGACCGCCGCGTCGACATGTTCACCGTGGGCGGCCGCAACGTGTACCCCGCCGAGGTCGAGAACGCGTTGTCGGCGCACCCCGACGTGTTGTCCTGCCTCGTCGTCGGCGTCCCCGACCCGAACTCCGGCGACCTGGGCCAGGTGCCCTACGCGCTGGTGCACACGGCCGACGGCGCCACGCTGGACGCCGAGGGCGTGCAGGAGTTCCTGCGCGAACACCTCGCCGCGTACAAGGTGCCGCCCACCACCGACTTCATCGAGTTCGTCGACACTCCCCTGCGCGACGACGCCGGCAAGGCCCGGCGGTCGGCGGTGCGCGCCGAGATCATCGCGCGCCTGCAGGCCGCCGAGCCGGTCTGA
- a CDS encoding phosphotriesterase family protein, protein MSELNTARGPIDTADLGVTLMHEHVFIMTTEIALNYPDAWGDEDKRVADAVARLNELKSRGVDTIVDLTVIGLGRYIPRIARVAAATELNIVVATGLYTYNDIPFRFHYEGPGGLLGGPEIMTDMFVRDIEQGIADTGVKAGILKCATDEPGITPGVERVLRAVAQAHKRTGVPISTHTHAGLRRGLEQQRIFEEEGVDLSRVVIGHSGDSTDIGYLEELIAAGSYLGMDRFGLDVISPFEERVKIVAQMCERGHADKMVLSHDANCYFDALPEELVPQMAPNWHYLHIHNDVIPALKERGVTDEQLHTMLVDNPRRIFERQGAYE, encoded by the coding sequence GTGTCAGAACTCAATACCGCCCGCGGCCCCATCGATACCGCCGACCTCGGCGTGACGCTCATGCACGAGCACGTGTTCATCATGACCACCGAGATCGCGCTCAACTACCCGGACGCCTGGGGCGACGAGGATAAGCGGGTGGCCGACGCGGTCGCCCGCCTCAACGAGTTGAAGTCCCGCGGTGTGGACACCATCGTCGACCTCACCGTGATCGGGCTGGGCCGTTACATCCCGCGCATCGCGCGGGTGGCCGCGGCGACCGAGCTGAATATCGTTGTGGCGACTGGGCTTTACACCTACAACGACATCCCGTTCCGGTTCCACTACGAGGGGCCCGGCGGGTTGCTGGGCGGCCCGGAGATCATGACCGACATGTTCGTCCGCGACATCGAGCAGGGCATTGCCGACACCGGCGTCAAGGCCGGAATCCTCAAGTGCGCCACCGACGAGCCCGGCATCACCCCGGGCGTCGAGCGGGTGCTGCGCGCGGTCGCCCAGGCGCACAAGCGCACCGGGGTGCCCATCTCGACGCACACCCACGCCGGGCTGCGCCGCGGCCTCGAGCAGCAACGCATCTTCGAGGAGGAGGGCGTCGACCTGAGCCGGGTCGTGATCGGCCACTCCGGCGACAGCACCGACATCGGCTACCTCGAAGAACTCATCGCCGCGGGGTCGTATCTCGGGATGGACCGGTTCGGCCTCGACGTGATCTCACCCTTCGAAGAGCGGGTCAAGATCGTGGCGCAGATGTGCGAGCGCGGCCACGCCGACAAGATGGTGCTCTCGCACGACGCGAACTGCTACTTCGACGCGCTGCCCGAAGAGCTCGTGCCCCAGATGGCGCCCAACTGGCACTACCTGCACATCCACAACGACGTCATCCCCGCGCTCAAGGAGCGCGGCGTGACCGACGAGCAACTGCACACGATGCTGGTCGACAACCCCCGCCGCATCTTCGAGCGGCAGGGCGCATATGAGTGA
- a CDS encoding class I SAM-dependent methyltransferase — MSCCHCQADANTERTADGSLIELYRRLPPTGEPEQIDALLRPRSSVLELGAGTGRIADPLARLGHHVTAVDDSDRMLAEVRCARTVRARIEDLRLTQEFDAVLLPTNLIHYPGVALRRAVLATVAHHLKPAGKAIIQWKPPAYLAARPAGWTECKAIGDLTARVTVHSDLAGLVEGEYALVVDGSTLRQCFHLEVLTADELLRELDGAGLRLLTASPESTEWLEAVPSRR, encoded by the coding sequence ATGTCGTGTTGTCACTGCCAAGCCGATGCGAACACCGAACGCACGGCCGACGGAAGCCTGATCGAGCTCTACCGCCGACTGCCGCCGACGGGAGAGCCCGAGCAGATCGACGCCCTTCTTCGACCGCGAAGCTCGGTGCTGGAACTCGGTGCCGGCACCGGACGGATCGCCGACCCGCTGGCCCGCCTCGGCCACCACGTCACCGCGGTCGACGACTCCGACCGCATGCTCGCCGAAGTTCGGTGCGCGCGCACGGTGCGCGCCCGTATCGAGGACCTGCGCCTGACGCAGGAGTTCGATGCGGTCCTGTTGCCGACCAACCTCATTCACTACCCGGGCGTCGCGCTTCGACGGGCGGTGCTGGCTACGGTCGCGCACCATCTGAAACCGGCAGGCAAGGCGATCATCCAGTGGAAGCCGCCGGCATATCTTGCGGCTCGACCTGCCGGCTGGACGGAATGTAAAGCGATCGGCGACCTGACGGCCCGCGTGACGGTCCACAGCGACCTCGCTGGGCTCGTCGAGGGCGAATATGCGTTGGTCGTCGACGGGTCGACGTTGCGGCAATGCTTCCATCTCGAGGTGCTGACGGCCGACGAGCTCCTGCGCGAACTCGACGGTGCCGGATTGCGGTTGCTCACCGCCAGTCCCGAATCGACGGAATGGCTCGAAGCGGTGCCCTCGCGCCGCTGA
- a CDS encoding ATP-grasp domain-containing protein, whose translation MKSDVHEGATRHVVLVDTYASIGTELAQGFLSAGYTPLRVQSSPEVPEALRGQPDRYPYDVDIVHHGDLHATLQALSPFRPVAVVAGTEPGVELADALSEALHPITGAPTNGTALSSARRDKYLMIERIKQQGLRGARQILVETERQLRDWHTEVRGMVVLKPLRSAAGDGVAWCHTPDDSVQAFRRLDGRKNVLSQPNDGVVAQECLMGTEYIVDTVSRDGAHHVCDIWETYRINANGVPDLLVAWRLLPATGEVQDKLVAYAFAVLDALGIRHGAAHAEIKMTSDGPCLVEVGARIAGGTLPEGALLATGRSQVEWTVDAYARPGQFAENSGRPYRLRQQVAGAAMVAPRSGTLTSYQSLEAIKGLDSFHDMRVRVNPGEQLSLTTNDLTYPIFVRLVHEVGEVVARDLWTLRYIDGPGFYELA comes from the coding sequence ATGAAGAGCGATGTGCACGAGGGCGCCACGCGCCATGTCGTATTGGTTGACACCTACGCCTCCATCGGCACCGAACTGGCCCAGGGTTTCCTGAGTGCGGGATATACCCCGCTGCGTGTGCAAAGCAGCCCCGAGGTGCCCGAAGCCTTACGCGGCCAACCGGATCGATATCCCTACGACGTCGACATCGTGCACCACGGCGACTTACACGCGACGCTGCAAGCGCTGTCTCCGTTCCGCCCGGTCGCGGTTGTGGCGGGCACCGAACCCGGAGTGGAACTGGCCGACGCGCTCAGCGAGGCCCTCCACCCCATCACGGGCGCACCGACCAACGGCACCGCGCTGAGCAGCGCACGGCGCGACAAGTATCTGATGATCGAGCGGATCAAACAGCAAGGTTTGCGGGGAGCCAGGCAGATCTTGGTGGAAACCGAAAGGCAGCTTCGCGACTGGCATACCGAAGTTCGGGGCATGGTCGTCCTCAAGCCACTGCGCAGCGCCGCCGGCGACGGTGTCGCCTGGTGCCACACCCCCGACGACTCCGTGCAAGCCTTCCGCCGGCTCGACGGACGCAAAAACGTGCTGTCGCAGCCCAATGACGGTGTGGTGGCCCAGGAATGCCTGATGGGCACCGAATACATCGTCGACACGGTCAGCCGAGATGGAGCCCACCACGTGTGCGACATCTGGGAGACGTATCGCATCAACGCAAACGGGGTCCCCGACCTTCTGGTGGCCTGGCGGCTGCTGCCGGCGACGGGCGAAGTGCAGGACAAGCTGGTTGCGTACGCGTTCGCCGTGCTCGACGCCCTCGGGATCCGGCACGGCGCGGCCCATGCCGAGATCAAGATGACGTCCGACGGGCCATGTCTGGTCGAAGTGGGGGCGCGAATCGCGGGCGGCACCCTGCCCGAGGGGGCACTCTTGGCCACCGGGCGGTCGCAGGTCGAATGGACGGTGGACGCCTACGCGCGACCCGGGCAATTCGCCGAAAACAGCGGGCGGCCCTACCGCCTCCGCCAACAGGTTGCGGGCGCCGCCATGGTCGCCCCGCGCAGCGGCACCCTAACCTCCTACCAAAGCTTGGAGGCCATCAAGGGGCTGGACAGCTTCCACGACATGCGGGTCCGGGTGAACCCCGGCGAACAACTGTCGCTGACCACCAACGACCTGACCTACCCGATCTTCGTCAGGCTGGTGCACGAGGTCGGCGAAGTCGTGGCTCGCGACCTCTGGACGCTGCGTTACATCGACGGTCCAGGCTTCTACGAGCTGGCTTGA
- a CDS encoding MaoC/PaaZ C-terminal domain-containing protein, giving the protein MDEIRAYKKIADRRWRESRGLFFEDVEVGVIVEHRPGRTLTEADNVWMSLLSLNLHPLHIDNAYCEQTEWKRPLVSSLVTLSIVSGMSVPSTSAKGLANLGWDNIRLLAPVFVGDTIYAETEYLGKRLSASRAHQGIVSCATRGLKADGTLFLTCERSFLLPTREHDLEDQAAY; this is encoded by the coding sequence ATGGATGAGATCCGTGCCTACAAGAAGATTGCTGATCGGCGCTGGCGAGAGTCGCGCGGCCTCTTCTTCGAAGACGTCGAGGTCGGGGTCATCGTTGAGCACCGTCCGGGCCGAACCCTCACCGAAGCCGACAACGTCTGGATGTCGTTGCTCTCACTCAATCTGCACCCGCTGCACATCGACAACGCTTACTGCGAACAGACCGAGTGGAAGCGGCCTTTGGTGTCGAGCCTGGTCACCTTGTCGATCGTCTCGGGCATGAGCGTTCCCAGCACCAGCGCCAAGGGCCTTGCCAACCTGGGCTGGGACAACATCCGCCTTCTCGCCCCCGTGTTCGTCGGGGACACCATCTATGCCGAGACCGAGTACCTGGGTAAGCGCCTATCGGCATCCCGGGCACACCAGGGCATCGTCAGCTGCGCCACCCGTGGACTGAAGGCGGACGGCACGCTCTTCCTGACGTGTGAACGCAGCTTCCTGTTGCCCACGCGCGAGCACGATCTCGAGGATCAGGCCGCGTACTGA